The Nothobranchius furzeri strain GRZ-AD chromosome 6, NfurGRZ-RIMD1, whole genome shotgun sequence genome includes a region encoding these proteins:
- the LOC107374685 gene encoding zinc finger and BTB domain-containing protein 7C: MVHHREEDLIGIPFPNHSSDVLCSLNEQRRDGLLCDVILIVRDQEYRTHRSVLAACSQYFKKLFTVATTDSGDPHHAVAAVYEIDFVAPECLTAILEFAYTSTLTVTASNVKEILNAAQMLEIPCIINVCLEIMDNGGDGGGGGVREEEGEEDEEEEEDEEEEEEEEDEEDDTGSRKDEQDEEEDDVSERSLQSLESRGEQTPLGGEDSSPPSTSTFHRQFGPHTEPTQSPDFIRGKQESMESRALKDFSIESLLQEGLYPRMSAPDRRANFSPLIPSFYPSVWASEFPAFPQQLLTPTHPHGAAASPHTRLPHAFPASAPLEPSRPLNLAVKREIIKEEAKEEVPPSLLQDDFLKEFVSSGLGNTMNAGSAASEGHSLAPIKDEADIRSYLSFLSSASHLSALFPPWQLAEERKMKPKASQQCPICNKVIQGAGKLPRHMRTHTGEKPYMCTICEVRFTRQDKLKIHMRKHTGERPYICLHCNSKFVHNYDLKNHLRIHTGVRPYQCEHCYKSFTRSDHLHRHIKRQSCRISRPRRGRKPAAWRSAPAGNFLCPPAVGANRLEESRLSPAYQGVKGHGLGELLGLGGRSLGFKSVDASGRESRGERQVEEETAGAGRQRGVFAFALAGEEVLTHSPFYAATSDPWTMRLERAPPIPESTK, encoded by the exons ATGGTTCACCACAGAGAGGAGGACCTGATCGGGATCCCCTTCCCAAACCACAGCAGCGATGTCCTCTGCAGCCTCAACGAGCAGCGCCGCGACGGTCTGCTCTGTGACGTCATCCTCATCGTCCGTGACCAGGAATACCGCACccaccgctccgtcctggccgcctGCAGTCAGTACTTCAAGAAACTCTTCACCGTGGCAACCACCGACAGCGGGGACCCCCATCACGCTGTGGCCGCCGTGTATGAAATAGACTTTGTGGCTCCGGAGTGCCTCACAGCCATCCTAGAGTTTGCCTACACTTCCACCCTGACGGTGACGGCGTCCAACGTCAAGGAGATCCTGAACGCAGCACAGATGCTCGAGATCCCCTGCATCATCAACGTTTGCCTGGAGATCATGGACAATGGGGGTGATGGAGGTGGAGGGGGAGTGAGAGAGGAGGAAggggaggaggatgaagaggaggaggaagatgaggaggaggaggaagaggaggaggatgaggaggatgataCGGGTTCGAGGAAGGACGAGCAAGATGAGGAGGAGGACGATGTCAGCGAGAGGTCACTGCAATCGTTGGAGAGCCGGGGAGAACAGACGCCACTGGGAGGGGAGGATTCGTCTCCTCCGAGCACCTCCACGTTCCATAGACAGTTTGGACCCCACACAGAGCCGACCCAGTCTCCGGACTTCATCAGAGGAAAACAG GAGAGTATGGAGAGCCGGGCTTTGAAGGATTTCTCCATCGAGTCTCTCCTCCAGGAGGGTCTGTATCCCCGCATGTCAGCTCCGGACAGGAGGGCCAACTTCTCCCCTCTGATTCCAAGCTTCTACCCATCTGTGTGGGCTTCTGAGTTCCCAGCCTTCCCGCAGCAGCTCCTGACCCCCACACACCCCCATGGAGCAGCAGCCTCACCCCACACCAGGCTCCCTCATGCCTTCCCTGCCTCTGCACCCCTAGAACCCTCCAGACCCCTAAATCTAGCAGTGAAAAGGGAGATCATAAAAGAGGAGGCAAAAGAGGAAGTCCCACCCAGTCTCCTGCAGGACGACTTCCTGAAAGAGTTTGTCAGCTCGGGCCTGGGCAACACCATGAACGCTGGGTCAGCGGCGTCGGAAGGCCACTCGCTGGCTCCGATTAAGGATGAAGCGGACATCAGGTCATACCTGAGCTTCCTGAGCTCGGCGTCCCACCTGAGCGCGCTGTTCCCTCCCTGGCAGCTGGCAGAGGAGAGGAAAATGAAGCCCAAAGCTTCACAGCAGTGTCCCATCTGCAACAAGGTCATCCAAGGAGCCGGAAAGCTGCCGCGACACATGAGGACGCACACCGGGGAGAAGCCATACATGTGCACGATCTGTGAAGTGCGATTTACAAG GCAAGACAAACTGAAGATCCACATGAGGAAGCACACAGGTGAGCGCCCCTACATCTGCCTCCACTGCAACTCCAAGTTTGTCCACAACTACGACCTGAAGAACCACCTGCGCATCCACACGGGCGTCCGGCCGTACCAGTGCGAGCACTGCTACAAGAGCTTCACCCGCTCCGACCACCTACACCGACACATCAAAAGGCAGAGCTGCCGCATCTCCCGCCCCAGGCGAGGACGAAAGCCTGCTGCATGGAGATCAGCACCTGCCGGCAACTTCCTGTGCCCTCCTGCTGTCGGAGCCAACCGCTTGGAGGAAAGCAGGTTGAGCCCTGCATACCAGGGGGTCAAGGGTCACGGACTTGGCGAGTTGCTCGGCCTAGGCGGCAGGAGCTTGGGATTTAAGAGCGTGGACGCTTCAGGCAGGGAGAGCAGGGGAGAACGTCAGGTGGAGGAGGAGACGGCTGGAGCAGGGAGGCAGAGGGGAGTATTCGCCTTCGCTCTGGCTGGAGAAGAAGTGCTTACCCACTCTCCATTTTATGCTGCGACCTCTGACCCTTGGACCATGAGACTGGAGCGTGCTCCGCCCATCCCTGAGTCGACCAAATGA